The proteins below come from a single Cervus elaphus chromosome 4, mCerEla1.1, whole genome shotgun sequence genomic window:
- the LOC122690075 gene encoding vomeronasal type-1 receptor 4-like: protein MASRFLIIGMIISTQTVVGILGNFSLLCSYIILHFMGYRLRSTDFILKHLILANSLVLLSKGVPHTMAVFGWKHIRSDFGSKLLFFLHRVGRGESISSIFLLSVFQAITISPWKSRWAALKVRAPKYVVPSIFLCWILQMLVNVIFPMYINSKMSDRNNTSNKDFGYCSTILTDQKSRKTRHALSAALLLFPDVLCLGLTLWVGCSMVLILYRHKQQVQHIGRTDASSRSSPVSRATKSILLLESTFVSFYILSSICQDLLALFDPPSRFLVDITIIIAACFPTVSPFLLISHNSSVHRLYFA from the coding sequence ATGGCCAGCAGATTTCTCATAATAGGCATGATCATCTCAACACAGACCGTGGTTGGAATTCTGGGGAATTTCTCACTCCTTTGCAGTTATATCATCCTTCACTTCATGGGTTACAGGTTAAGGTCCACAGATTTCATCCTTAAGCACCTGATTTTGGCCAACTCCTTGGTCCTCCTCTCTAAAGGAGTCCCACACACAATGGCAGTCTTTGGGTGGAAGCatatccgcagtgattttggcagcaaacttctcttctttctgcacagagtggggaggggagagtccATCAGTAGCATCTTCCTCTTGAGTGTCTTTCAGGCAATCACGATCAGTCCCTGGAAGTCCAGGTGGGCAGCACTGAAAGTAAGAGCTCCCAAGTATGTGGTTCCCTCTATTTTCCTGTGTTGGATCCTGCAAATGCTGGTAAATGTCATTTTTCCTATGTATATAAATAGCAAAATGAGTGACAGAAACAACACAAGCAATAAAGATTTTGGATACTGTTCTACTATTCTTACTGACCAGAAGAGTAGAAAAACCAGACACGCCTTGTCTGCAGCATTGCTGTTGTTCCCTGATGTTTTATGTTTGGGGCTCACGCTCTGGGTCGGCTGCTCCATGGTTCTCATCCTATACAGACATAAGCAGCAGGTCCAGCACATTGGTAGGACTGACgcctcctccaggtcctcccctgtGTCCAGAGCTACTAAATCCATCCTTCTCCTTGAGAGCACCTTTGTCtccttttatattctttcctccatctGTCAAGATCTTTTGGCTCTTTTTGATCCACCCAGCCGGTTCCTTGTGGACATCACTATAATCATTGCAGCATGCTTCCCAACTGTCAGCCCCTTTCTGCTCATAAGCCATAACTCCAGTGTACACAGGCTCTACTTTGcctga